The DNA sequence CTGACGGCAAGTTCACGCTGAAAGAAGGCGAATGCATGGGCTCGTGCGGCGATGCGCCGGTGCTGCTGGTGAACAATCACAGAATGTGCAGCTTCATGAGCCGCGAGAAGATCGACCAGCTGCTTGAGGAGCTTTCGAAATGACGTCCCTTCACGACCGTCACATCAAACCGCTGATCCTCGCAGGCCTTAACGGCGAGAACTGGCATCTCGAAGATTACGTCGCGCGCGGCGGCTACAAGCAGCTGCGTCGCATTCTCGAAGAGAAGATTCCGCCGGAGCAGGTGATCGCCGACGTGAAGGCGTCGGGCCTGCGCGGCCGTGGCGGTGCGGGCTTCCCGACCGGCCTCAAATGGAGCTTCATGCCGCGCCAGTTCCCGGGGCAGAAGTACCTCGTCTGCAACTCGGACGAAGGCGAACCGGGCACGTTCAAGGATCGCGACATCCTGCGCTGGAACCCGCACGCACTGATCGAAGGGATGGCCATCGGCGCATACGCGATGGGCATCACCGTCGGCTACAACTACATCCACGGCGAAATCTTCGAAGTCTATCGACGCTTCGAGGCTGCCCTGGACGAGGCGCGCGCCGCCGGCTTCCTCGGCGACAACATCATGGGCTCGGAATTCTCGTTCCAGCTGCACGCGCACCACGGTTACGGCGCGTACATCTGCGGCGAGGAAACGGCGCTGCTCGAATCGCTCGAAGGCAAGAAGGGCCAGCCGCGCTTCAAGCCGCCGTTCCCGGCGAGCTTCGGCGTGTACGGCAAGCCGACCACGATCAACAACACCGAGACGTTCGCCGCGGTGCCGTTCCTGCTGTCCATCGGGCCGCAGAATTACCTCGAGATCGGCAAGCCGAACAACGGCGGCACGAAGATCTTCTCGGTGTCGGGCGACGTCGAGCGTCCGGGCAACTACGAAGTGCCGCTCGGCACGCCGTTCGCGACGCTGATGGAGCTCGCCGGCGGGATGCGCGGCGGCAAGAAGATCAAGGCCGTGATTCCGGGCGGCTCGTCGGCGCCGGTGA is a window from the Burkholderia vietnamiensis LMG 10929 genome containing:
- the nuoF gene encoding NADH-quinone oxidoreductase subunit NuoF, yielding MTSLHDRHIKPLILAGLNGENWHLEDYVARGGYKQLRRILEEKIPPEQVIADVKASGLRGRGGAGFPTGLKWSFMPRQFPGQKYLVCNSDEGEPGTFKDRDILRWNPHALIEGMAIGAYAMGITVGYNYIHGEIFEVYRRFEAALDEARAAGFLGDNIMGSEFSFQLHAHHGYGAYICGEETALLESLEGKKGQPRFKPPFPASFGVYGKPTTINNTETFAAVPFLLSIGPQNYLEIGKPNNGGTKIFSVSGDVERPGNYEVPLGTPFATLMELAGGMRGGKKIKAVIPGGSSAPVIPGDIMMQTDLDYDSIAKAGSMLGSGAVIVMDETRCMVRSLLRLSYFYYEESCGQCTPCREGTGWLYRVVNRIEHGEGRQEDLDLLNSVAENIMGRTICALGDAAAMPVRGMLKHYWDEFAYHVEHKHCMVGGHTHAAAA